A section of the Schistosoma haematobium chromosome ZW, whole genome shotgun sequence genome encodes:
- a CDS encoding hypothetical protein (EggNog:ENOG410N0PC~COG:C) — MSIGNGPLIVSTFVLCSLITYFSLCSRNFFSLHPMFMSFGFLLFMLNGINVLSERAFGVLKSRSEKIKAHWLLESLSVLFIFIGFLGIYANKILDGKPHFTTWHGFLGAVTVFYSVFQLFMGLLLHFNYNLWRSLLAYSNGRFFHAASGVVLSCLLSLTVMLGLCTNWFKSYAVLYFNSFSPLVLYLCMIIVTLSTFKVFLQVITKYCKCFKIKLFSSQKDAQR; from the exons ATGTCGATTGGCAATGGTCCTCTGATCGTATCGACCTTTGTGCTGTGTTCACTAATCACTTACTTCTCCTTATGCTCCAGGAATTTCTTTTCATTGCATCCGATGTTCATGAGTTTCGGATTTCTGTTATTTATGTTAAATGGTATAAATGTACTCAGTGAGCGTGCTTTCGGTGTCTTGAAATCTAGGTCCGAAAAG ATAAAAGCTCACTGGCTACTCGAGTCCCTTTCAGtactatttattttcattggttTTCTTGGAATTTATGCTAACAAAATATTAGACGGAAAACCGCATTTCACCACATGGCACGGATTTCTAGGTGCAGTCACAGTATTTTACTCTGTTTTCCAACTATTCATGGGTTTATTGCTTCACTTTAACTATAATCTCTGGAGAAGTTTGTTGGCTTATAGTAATGGAAGGTTTTTTCATGCTGCATCTGGTGTGGTGTTGTCTTGTCTTTTATCTCTCACAGTCATGCTTGGTCTTTGTACAAACTGGTTTAAGTCATATGccgttttatattttaattcattcagTCCTTTAGTCTTGTATTTATGTATGATTATAGTTACCTTAAGCACTTTCAAAGTTTTTCTGCAGGTTATCACGAAGTACTGCAAATGtttcaaaataaaactatttagtTCACAAAAAGACGCACAAAGATAA
- a CDS encoding hypothetical protein (EggNog:ENOG410WGTI~COG:L), translated as MEKSTGPDELHPKILRHIAQYIAAPLTMIFNMSLDQGVLPMDWKDAVVIPIHKTGPRQVPSNYRSVSLTSVVIKILERIIKRTITAFMETNNLFNMAQHGFRKGISCTTNLLIAREFWINALDNGNSVDVVYIDFSKAFDKVPTNRLLLKLENIGIAGPLLKCIKDFLVGRRQKVRINSKCSIWRPVLSGVPQGSVLGSLLFIMYVNDLTSIVQSPMLLYADDVKIWRVITGDKDAFTLQADLNNMINWSKEWLMPIDAEKCVYMHLGDSKVNKYNIGDVSLPVVRSHKDLGVTVSNDLKTTAHCREVAAKEFRTLWPLKTTFTRLDTTMFTTAYTSLVRTKPENCAQAASPCLKGDSDILEKVQRAATLAIPELRG; from the coding sequence atggagaagtcaacaggaccagatgaactacaccccaaaatcttgagacatattgcccaatatatcgcggccccactgactatgatattcaatatgtcacttgaccaaggtgtgttacctatggactggaaggacgcagtCGTCattcccatacataaaacaggtccacgacaagttccatcgaattacagatctgtaagcctcaccagtgtggtaattaaaatactggaaagaataatcaaacggaccataacggcattcatggaaaccaataacttgtttaacatggcacaacatggttttagaaagggtatatcctgtacaacgaacctccttatagctagggagttctggattaatgcgctagacaacggaaactcagtggatgttgtctacatagacttcagtaaggcttttgacaaggtgccaactaatagactgctattgaagttggaaaacattggtattgccggacctcttttaaaatgcattaaagatttcctagtaggtcgtagacaaaaagtaagaataaattccaagtgctccatctggagaccagtacttagtggagtaccccaaggttccgtcctaggttctttactttttataatgtacgttaatgatcttacaagtatagtacagtctccaatgttattatacgctgacgatgtaaaaatttggcgagtaataactggagacaaagacgcatttactcttcaggcagacttaaataatatgataaactggtccaaggagtggctgatgcctatcgacgcggaaaagtgtgtctacatgcacttgggggattcaaaggttaataagtacaacataggggatgtgtcattacccgtagtccggtctcataaagatctaggggtgacagtgagtaatgatcttaagacgacggcccattgccgggaggtcgcagccaaggagtttcgaaccctctggccTTTAAAAACGACATTCACTaggttagatactaccatgttcaccacagcatacacatccttagtgagaactaagccaGAGAACTGCgctcaggctgcaagcccctgtttaaaaggtgactcggacatactagaaaaagtacagagggcagctacgcttgcaattccggaactccggggttaa